In Brachypodium distachyon strain Bd21 chromosome 2, Brachypodium_distachyon_v3.0, whole genome shotgun sequence, one genomic interval encodes:
- the LOC100840121 gene encoding uncharacterized protein LOC100840121 encodes MAAALLLRGLRSSASRARPTFPSPGSTPPPFTSSLLHRLYSSAAASAATSPAFALGGVTDPSRIRNVAVIAHVDHGKTTLMDRLLRQCGADIPHERAMDSISLERERGITIASKVTSVPWKENELNMVDTPGHADFGGEVERVVGMVEGAVLVVDAGEGPLAQTKFVLSKALKYGLRPILLLNKVDRPSVSEETCSEVESLVFDLFANLGATEEQLDFPVLYASAKEGWASLKFTKCPPDSAKNMSPLLDSIVQHVRPPKADLEAPFQMLVSMMERDFYLGRILTGRVTSGVIRVGDKVHGLRGTDEGVQKIEDGKVVKVMKKKGTNMVTVEAAGAGDIISMAGLSAPAIGHTVANPEVLTALPTVELDPPTISMTFGVNDSPLAGRDGTHVTGAKIGNRLMGEAETNLAINVLPGPLSESYEVQGRGELQLGILIENMRREGFELSVSPPRVMYKIERGERLEPIEEVTVEVDEEHVGFVLETLTHRKGEVLDMGPVPGAIGRTRVFMTCPSRGLVGVKGIFNSFTRGTGFMHRAFQSYAKYRGQLGTVRKGVLVSVGKGSITSHALMSLEARGTLFVSPGMETYEGMIVGEHSRDSDLEINPVRTKELTNIRAPGKDENIRLSPPRLMSLEEAIGYVAADELIEVTPKVIRLRKKYLDANKRKMMKNKIVD; translated from the exons ATGGCCGCAGCGCTTCTGCTCCGCGGCCTCCGCTCGTCGGCGAGCCGGGCACGCCCTACTTTTCCCTCACCCGGGTCGACTCCGCCGCCCTTCACCTCATCCCTTCTCCACCGCCTCTACTCCTCTGCGGCTGCATCGGCGGCCACCTCTCCCGCTTTTGCGCTGGGAGGCGTCACGGACCCGTCCCGTATCCGCAACGTGGCGGTGATAGCCCACGTCGACCACGGGAAGACCACGCTGATGGACCGGCTCCTGCGGCAGTGCGGCGCCGACATCCCCCACGAGCGCGCCATGGACTCCATCAGCCTCGAGCGCGAGCGAGGCATCACTATCGCTTCCAAG GTCACTTCTGTCCCTTGGAAGGAGAATGAGCTCAACATGGTCGATACACCTGGCCATGCTGATTTTGGTGGTGAA GTCGAGCGAGTTGTTGGAATGGTTGAAGGAGCGGTGTTGGTTGTTGATGCTGGGGAGGGACCTTTAGCACAGACCAAATTTGTGCTTTCAAAGGCTTTGAAGTATGGCTTGCGACcgatcctcctcctcaacaAGGTTGACAGGCCTTCAG TTTCTGAAGAAACCTGCAGTGAAGTTGAGAGCTTGGTTTTTGATCTTTTTGCAAATCTGGGTGCTACAG AAGAACAGTTGGATTTCCCAGTTCTTTATGCATCAGCTAAAGAAGGATGGGCTTCCTTGAAATTCACCAAGTGTCCTCCTGATAGTGCAAAAAATATGTCTCCATTGCTTGATTCCATTGTACAGCACGTTCGTCCCCCAAAAGCTGACCTTGAGGCTCCATTCCAAATGTTG GTTTCCATGATGGAGCGCGATTTTTACCTAGGACGAATACTCACTGGGCGAGTAACTTCTGGAGTTATCCGTGTTGGCGACAAGGTTCATGGTCTGCGTGGCACAGATGAAGGGGTTCAGAAGATTGAGGATGGAAAG GTTGTCAAGGTGATGAAAAAGAAAGGCACAAACATGGTAACAGTAGAGGCTGCAGGAGCTGGTGATATAATCTCAATGGCTGGATTGTCTGCTCCAGCAATTGGACATACCGTGGCCAATCCTGAG GTTTTGACTGCTCTGCCTACTGTTGAGTTGGACCCTCCCACAATATCTATGACTTTTGGTGTGAATGATTCACCACTGGCTGGTCGTGATGGCACTCAT GTAACTGGAGCAAAAATTGGGAACCGTCTGATGGGAGAGGCAGAAACAAACTTGGCAATTAATGTTCTTCCTGGACCATTATCAGAATCTTATGAAGTTCAAGGAAGGGGGGAGCTTCAGTTAG gaatcTTAATTGAGAACATGCGACGTGAAGGATTTGAGCTTTCAGTTTCACCCCCGAGAGTGAT GTACAAAATAGAGCGTGGCGAAAGGCTAGAGCCCATTGAAGAAGTAACTGTCGAG GTAGACGAGGAGCATGTGGGATTTGTGTTGGAAACTCTTACACACAGGAAGGGTGAAGTATTGGACATGGGCCCTGTTCCTGGAGCAATTGGAAGAACTCGGGTCTTTATGACCTGTCCATCTAG GGGTTTGGTGGGTGTTAAAGGAATTTTCAACAGCTTTACACGTGGAACTGGATTTATGCACCGTGCTTTCCAAT CATATGCTAAATACAGAGGTCAGCTAGGCACTGTTAGAAAAGGAGTTCTG GTATCTGTTGGCAAGGGATCTATCACTTCACATGCACTTATGAGTTTAGAAGCTCGTGGTACTCTTTTTGTCTCTCCTGGGATGGAG ACGTATGAAGGCATGATAGTTGGCGAACATTCACGTGACAGTGATCTTGAG ATCAATCCTGTGAGAACTAAAGAACTTACAAACATCCGGGCTCCAGGGAAGGATGAAAATATCCGCCTGTCTCCGCCTCGCTTG ATGAGTTTGGAAGAGGCAATTGGATATGTTGCTGCAGATGAGCTTATTGAG GTTACTCCCAAGGTCATACGGCTCCGTAAGAAATACCTGGATGCCAACAAACGTAAGatgatgaaaaataaaatagtggATTGA